A region from the Brassica napus cultivar Da-Ae chromosome C8, Da-Ae, whole genome shotgun sequence genome encodes:
- the LOC125574959 gene encoding protein MOTHER of FT and TFL1 isoform X2: MAASVDPLVVGRVIGDVLDMFIPTANMSVYFGPKHITNGCEIKPSAAVNPPKVMTDPDAPSPSEPNMREWVHWIVVDIPGGTNPSKGKEILPYMEPRPPVGIHRYIFVLFRQNSPVGMMVQQPPSRANFSTRMFAGHLDLGLPVATVYFNAQKEPASRRR; the protein is encoded by the exons ATGGCAGCTTCGGTTGATCCTTTGGTGGTTGGAAGAGTGATCGGAGATGTGTTGGACATGTTCATCCCCACCGCCAACATGTCTGTCTACTTTGGCCCAAAACACATAACTAACGGCTGTGAGATCAAACCCTCCGCCGCAGTCAACCCTCCAAAA GTGATGACTGACCCGGACGCACCTAGCCCGAGCGAGCCGAATATGAGAGAATGGGTCCACTG GATTGTCGTAGATATCCCGGGAGGCACCAACCCCTCGAAAG GAAAGGAGATACTGCCATATATGGAGCCGAGACCACCGGTGGGGATTCACCGTTACATATTTGTACTTTTCAGACAGAACTCACCGGTGGGTATGATGGTGCAGCAGCCGCCTTCGCGAGCCAACTTCAGCACCCGAATGTTCGCTGGACATCTTGATCTTGGTTTGCCTGTGGCCACAGTTTACTTCAACGCCCAGAAAGAGCCAGCTTCGCGCAGACGCTGA
- the LOC125591265 gene encoding non-specific lipid transfer protein GPI-anchored 3-like → MKIVRFTVAVFFVLVSVSSSNAAIAPPSGGGSGGGDARAMPCIQKLKSCQPYLHSVIPPLPASCCLSMKEMVANDATCLCSVFNNVDMLKSLNLTKDNALDIPKACGANPDISLCKASPANAFKSCVDQGTTTNSTSSTPTSSAPAINFAGLSFASTIVALATTFF, encoded by the exons atgaaGATTGTTAGATTCACCGTCGCTGTCTTTTTTGTACTTGTCTCTGTCTCATCATCTAACGCCGCAATTGCACCTCCTAGCGGTGGAGGCAGCGGAGGAGGAGATGCTCGGGCAATGCCGTGTATACAGAAACTTAAGTCGTGTCAGCCGTATCTCCACTCGGTGATTCCACCACTGCCTGCATCGTGTTGCCTGTCGATGAAGGAGATGGTCGCCAACGACGCGACGTGTCTTTGCTCCGTGTTCAACAACGTGGATATGCTCAAATCGCTTAACCTCACTAAAGACAACGCTCTTGATATCCCTAAAGCTTGTGGCGCCAACCCTGACATCTCACTATGCAAAGCCAGCCCCGCGAATG CTTTTAAATCCTGTGTTGACCAAGGTACTACTACGAATTCGACGTCGTCCACACCGACAAGCTCTGCTCCGGCCATCAACTTCGCCGGACTAAGCTTCGCATCGACTATCGTGGCATTGGCAACAACCTTCTTCTGA
- the LOC111213700 gene encoding mitogen-activated protein kinase 8 isoform X2 produces MGGGGNLVEGVRRWLFQRPSSSSSSNNNNPQEPIVLKSDTFSNPDHQSELVITEDLDFSGLKLIKVPKRHHLPMDPQKKEKDFFTEYGEANRYQVQEVVGKGSYGVVASALDTHTGERVAIKKINDVFEHVSDATRILREIKLLRLLRHPDVVEIKHIMLPPSRREFRDIYVVFELMESDLHQVIKANDDLTPDHYQFFLYQLLRGLKYVHAANVFHRDLKPKNILANADCKLKICDFGLARVSFNDAPTAIFWTDYVATRWYRAPELCGSFFSKYTPAIDIWSVGCIFAEMILGKPLFPGKNVVHQLDLMTDFLGTPPPESISRIRNEKARRYLSSMRKKQPVPFSHKFPKADPLALRLLERLLAFDPKDRVSAEDALADPYFSGLSNSEREPSTQPISKLEFDFERKKLNKDDVRELIYREILEYHPQMLEEYKRGGDQLSFMYPSGVDRFKRQFAHLEENQGKPGAGAGGGRSTAMHRHHASLPRERVPAQSGETAEESSDVERRAAAAVASTLESEEADNGGGYSARSLMKSSSISGSKCIGVQSKTDKEDTIAEEGDGESVAELTDRVASLRNS; encoded by the exons ATGGGTGGTGGTGGGAATCTCGTCGAGGGTGTTCGTCGTTGGCTTTTTCAacgaccttcttcttcttcttcttccaataATAATAATCCTCAAGAGCCCATTGTTCTAAAGTCTGATACTTTTTCTAATCCCGATCATCAATCTGAGCTTGTCATTACCGAAGATCTCGATTTCTCTGGTCTAAAGCTTATCAAAGTTCCCAAACGTCATCACTTACCTATGGATCCTCAAAAGAAG GAAAAGGACTTCTTCACGGAGTACGGAGAAGCAAACAGGTACCAGGTTCAAGAAGTCGTTGGTAAAGGAAGCTACGGTGTCGTGGCCTCTGCTCTAGACACACACACTGGCGAAAGAGTTGCCATCAAGAAGATCAACGACGTCTTTGAGCATGTCTCTGACGCTACCAGGATTCTCAGGGAGATCAAGTTGCTGAGGTTGCTTCGTCATCCGGATGTGGTGGAGATTAAGCACATCATGTTGCCTCCTTCTCGTAGAGAGTTCAGGGATATTTACGTTGTGTTTGAGCTGATGGAGTCTGATCTCCATCAGGTGATTAAGGCGAATGATGATCTGACTCCTGATCATTATCAGTTCTTCTTGTATCAGCTGCTCCGTGGTCTCAAATATGTTCACGCAG CTAATGTGTTTCATCGGGATTTGAAACCAAAGAACATTCTAGCTAATGCTGATTGCAAACTGAAGATCTGTGACTTTGGACTCGCTCGTGTCTCTTTTAACGACGCCCCAACTGCTATCTTTTGGACT GATTATGTAGCTACTCGGTGGTACCGTGCCCCTGAACTCTGTGGATCGTTTTTCTCCAaa TACACTCCTGCGATTGATATATGGAGTGTTGGTTGCATTTTTGCGGAAATGATATTGGGCAAGCCTTTGTTTCCCGGGAAGAACGTCGTGCACCAACTTGATCTTATGACTGACTTTCTTGGCACTCCACCGCCTGAGTCCATATCAAGG ataagaaatgaaaaagcgAGGAGATATCTAAGCAGCATGAGGAAGAAACAGCCGGTTCCTTTCTCTCACAAGTTCCCTAAAGCTGATCCTTTGGCTCTCCGCCTTCTCGAACGCCTTCTTGCCTTTGATCCTAAAGATCGTGTCTCAGCTGAAGAT GCACTAGCTGATCCATACTTCAGTGGTCTGTCAAACTCAGAGCGTGAACCATCAACACAGCCGATTTCAAAGCTTGAGTTTGATTTTGAGAGAAAGAAGTTGAACAAAGATGACGTCAGAGAATTAATCTACCGAGag ATATTGGAGTATCATCCTCAGATGCTGGAGGAATACAAGCGCGGTGGTGATCAGCTTAGCTTCATGTACCCTAG TGGGGTTGATCGATTCAAGAGGCAGTTTGCTCaccttgaagagaatcaaggtaAACCAGGAGCAGGGgcaggaggaggaagaagtaCTGCAATGCATAGACACCATGCTTCCTTGCCAAG AGAGAGAGTTCCTGCTCAGAGTGGTGAGACTGCAGAAGAAAGCAGTGATGTTGAGAGAAGAGCAGCAGCTGCTGTGGCTTCAACTTTGGAATCTGAGGAAGCAGACAATGGAGGAGGTTACAGTGCTCGTAGCCTCATGAAGAGTTCGAGCATCAGCGGTTCTAAATGCATCGGTGTCCAATCTAAAACCGACAAAGAG GACACCATAGCTGAGGAGGGAGATGGTGAATCAGTGGCGGAGCTTACTGATAGAGTTGCTTCTCTTCGTAATTCTTAA
- the LOC111213698 gene encoding non-specific lipid transfer protein GPI-anchored 3-like, with translation MEIVRFTVAVFFVLYSVSSSNAATAPPSGGGGGGGDAQAMPCIQKLMPCQPFLHSVIPPPPPSCCLPMKEIVANDATCLCSVFNNVDMLKSLNLTKDNALDLPKACGANPDISLCKASPAGGTTTNSTSPATPKTPPASSTGSGSTGASASSTSTPTSSAPAINFAGLSFASTIVALAATFF, from the exons atgGAGATTGTTAGATTCACCGTCGCCGTCTTCTTTGTACTTTACTCCGTATCATCATCTAACGCCGCAACTGCACCACCGAGCGGTGgaggcggcggaggaggagatGCTCAGGCAATGCCGTGTATACAGAAACTTATGCCGTGTCAGCCGTTTCTCCACTCGGTGATTCCACCACCGCCTCCATCGTGTTGCCTGCCGATGAAAGAGATCGTCGCCAACGACGCGACGTGTCTTTGCTCCGTGTTTAACAACGTGGATATGCTCAAATCGCTTAACCTCACTAAAGACAACGCTCTTGATCTCCCTAAAGCTTGTGGCGCCAACCCTGACATCTCACTATGCAAAGCCAGCCCCGCGGGTG GTACTACTACGAATTCGACGTCGCCGGCAACTCCCAAAACTCCTCCGGCGTCTTCCACTG GAAGCGGTTCCACCGGAGCATCAGCTTCTTCAACGTCAACACCGACAAGCTCTGCCCCCGCCATCAACTTCGCCGGACTCAGCTTCGCATCGACTATCGTGGCATTGGCAGCAACCTTCTTCTGA
- the LOC111213700 gene encoding mitogen-activated protein kinase 8 isoform X1, with protein sequence MGGGGNLVEGVRRWLFQRPSSSSSSNNNNPQEPIVLKSDTFSNPDHQSELVITEDLDFSGLKLIKVPKRHHLPMDPQKKGVQEKDFFTEYGEANRYQVQEVVGKGSYGVVASALDTHTGERVAIKKINDVFEHVSDATRILREIKLLRLLRHPDVVEIKHIMLPPSRREFRDIYVVFELMESDLHQVIKANDDLTPDHYQFFLYQLLRGLKYVHAANVFHRDLKPKNILANADCKLKICDFGLARVSFNDAPTAIFWTDYVATRWYRAPELCGSFFSKYTPAIDIWSVGCIFAEMILGKPLFPGKNVVHQLDLMTDFLGTPPPESISRIRNEKARRYLSSMRKKQPVPFSHKFPKADPLALRLLERLLAFDPKDRVSAEDALADPYFSGLSNSEREPSTQPISKLEFDFERKKLNKDDVRELIYREILEYHPQMLEEYKRGGDQLSFMYPSGVDRFKRQFAHLEENQGKPGAGAGGGRSTAMHRHHASLPRERVPAQSGETAEESSDVERRAAAAVASTLESEEADNGGGYSARSLMKSSSISGSKCIGVQSKTDKEDTIAEEGDGESVAELTDRVASLRNS encoded by the exons ATGGGTGGTGGTGGGAATCTCGTCGAGGGTGTTCGTCGTTGGCTTTTTCAacgaccttcttcttcttcttcttccaataATAATAATCCTCAAGAGCCCATTGTTCTAAAGTCTGATACTTTTTCTAATCCCGATCATCAATCTGAGCTTGTCATTACCGAAGATCTCGATTTCTCTGGTCTAAAGCTTATCAAAGTTCCCAAACGTCATCACTTACCTATGGATCCTCAAAAGAAG GGTGTGCAGGAAAAGGACTTCTTCACGGAGTACGGAGAAGCAAACAGGTACCAGGTTCAAGAAGTCGTTGGTAAAGGAAGCTACGGTGTCGTGGCCTCTGCTCTAGACACACACACTGGCGAAAGAGTTGCCATCAAGAAGATCAACGACGTCTTTGAGCATGTCTCTGACGCTACCAGGATTCTCAGGGAGATCAAGTTGCTGAGGTTGCTTCGTCATCCGGATGTGGTGGAGATTAAGCACATCATGTTGCCTCCTTCTCGTAGAGAGTTCAGGGATATTTACGTTGTGTTTGAGCTGATGGAGTCTGATCTCCATCAGGTGATTAAGGCGAATGATGATCTGACTCCTGATCATTATCAGTTCTTCTTGTATCAGCTGCTCCGTGGTCTCAAATATGTTCACGCAG CTAATGTGTTTCATCGGGATTTGAAACCAAAGAACATTCTAGCTAATGCTGATTGCAAACTGAAGATCTGTGACTTTGGACTCGCTCGTGTCTCTTTTAACGACGCCCCAACTGCTATCTTTTGGACT GATTATGTAGCTACTCGGTGGTACCGTGCCCCTGAACTCTGTGGATCGTTTTTCTCCAaa TACACTCCTGCGATTGATATATGGAGTGTTGGTTGCATTTTTGCGGAAATGATATTGGGCAAGCCTTTGTTTCCCGGGAAGAACGTCGTGCACCAACTTGATCTTATGACTGACTTTCTTGGCACTCCACCGCCTGAGTCCATATCAAGG ataagaaatgaaaaagcgAGGAGATATCTAAGCAGCATGAGGAAGAAACAGCCGGTTCCTTTCTCTCACAAGTTCCCTAAAGCTGATCCTTTGGCTCTCCGCCTTCTCGAACGCCTTCTTGCCTTTGATCCTAAAGATCGTGTCTCAGCTGAAGAT GCACTAGCTGATCCATACTTCAGTGGTCTGTCAAACTCAGAGCGTGAACCATCAACACAGCCGATTTCAAAGCTTGAGTTTGATTTTGAGAGAAAGAAGTTGAACAAAGATGACGTCAGAGAATTAATCTACCGAGag ATATTGGAGTATCATCCTCAGATGCTGGAGGAATACAAGCGCGGTGGTGATCAGCTTAGCTTCATGTACCCTAG TGGGGTTGATCGATTCAAGAGGCAGTTTGCTCaccttgaagagaatcaaggtaAACCAGGAGCAGGGgcaggaggaggaagaagtaCTGCAATGCATAGACACCATGCTTCCTTGCCAAG AGAGAGAGTTCCTGCTCAGAGTGGTGAGACTGCAGAAGAAAGCAGTGATGTTGAGAGAAGAGCAGCAGCTGCTGTGGCTTCAACTTTGGAATCTGAGGAAGCAGACAATGGAGGAGGTTACAGTGCTCGTAGCCTCATGAAGAGTTCGAGCATCAGCGGTTCTAAATGCATCGGTGTCCAATCTAAAACCGACAAAGAG GACACCATAGCTGAGGAGGGAGATGGTGAATCAGTGGCGGAGCTTACTGATAGAGTTGCTTCTCTTCGTAATTCTTAA
- the LOC125574959 gene encoding protein MOTHER of FT and TFL1 isoform X1: MAASVDPLVVGRVIGDVLDMFIPTANMSVYFGPKHITNGCEIKPSAAVNPPKVSISGNSNELYTLVMTDPDAPSPSEPNMREWVHWIVVDIPGGTNPSKGKEILPYMEPRPPVGIHRYIFVLFRQNSPVGMMVQQPPSRANFSTRMFAGHLDLGLPVATVYFNAQKEPASRRR, encoded by the exons ATGGCAGCTTCGGTTGATCCTTTGGTGGTTGGAAGAGTGATCGGAGATGTGTTGGACATGTTCATCCCCACCGCCAACATGTCTGTCTACTTTGGCCCAAAACACATAACTAACGGCTGTGAGATCAAACCCTCCGCCGCAGTCAACCCTCCAAAAGTCAGCATCTCCGGCAACTCCAATGAGCTTTACACTCTC GTGATGACTGACCCGGACGCACCTAGCCCGAGCGAGCCGAATATGAGAGAATGGGTCCACTG GATTGTCGTAGATATCCCGGGAGGCACCAACCCCTCGAAAG GAAAGGAGATACTGCCATATATGGAGCCGAGACCACCGGTGGGGATTCACCGTTACATATTTGTACTTTTCAGACAGAACTCACCGGTGGGTATGATGGTGCAGCAGCCGCCTTCGCGAGCCAACTTCAGCACCCGAATGTTCGCTGGACATCTTGATCTTGGTTTGCCTGTGGCCACAGTTTACTTCAACGCCCAGAAAGAGCCAGCTTCGCGCAGACGCTGA
- the LOC111213699 gene encoding peptidyl-prolyl cis-trans isomerase FKBP17-2, chloroplastic-like — protein sequence MANLFTVTAPFLSKPFTKTAPYHLCCASSSTPPEQNPPSQPESSPPPPSQSIKTEQPLASQQKRKKSVETTDWVASSLTRRFGIGAGLAWAGFLAFGVISEQIKTRFEVSQEEANTRDVEEEKEIILPNGIRYYDLRLGGGATPRAGDLVVIELKGQVQETGQVFVDTFGSKDQNKKPLALVVGSKPYSKGLCEGVDYVLRSMKAGGKRRLIVPPSLGFGEEGAELESGFQIPPSASLEYVVEIERVSIAPA from the exons ATGGCGAATCTATTCACCGTTACAGCTCCGTTCCTTTCAAAGCCGTTCACGAAAACGGCGCCGTACCACCTGTGTTGCGCCTCTTCTTCCACTCCTCCGGAGCAGAACCCTCCTTCTCAGCCGGagtcttctcctcctcctccgtctcAATCCATAAAGACGGAGCAACCCCTCGCATCgcaacagaagagaaagaagagcgTCGAGACGACGGATTGGGTCGCTTCTTCGTTGACCAGACGGTTCGGAATCGGCGCGGGTCTTGCCTGGGCGGGGTTTCTAGCTTTCGGTGTGATCTCCGAGCAGATCAAAACACGTTTTGAGGTTTCTCAGGAAGAAGCTAACACAAG AGACgtagaagaagagaaggagatcATATTGCCCAATGGCATTAG GTACTATGATCTGCGTCTTGGAGGAGGGGCAACACCAAGAGCAGGTGATTTGGTAGTGATTGAACTGAAGGGACAAGTGCAAGAAACCGGACAAGTGTTTGTGGACACATTTGGAAGCAAAGACCAGAATAAGAAGCCATTGGCTCTTGTGGTGGGTTCAAAGCCATATAGCAAAGGATTATGCGAAGGTGTAGATTATGTTCTGAGGTCGATGAAGGCTGGAGGTAAAAGGAGACTGATCGTTCCACCATCTTTAGGATTTGGAGAAGAGGGTGCTGAACTGGAATCGGGTTTTCAGATACCGCCTTCTGCTTCGCTGGAGTATGTAGTTGAGATTGAAAGAGTCTCAATTGCTCCTGCTTGA